A segment of the Bacteroidota bacterium genome:
TTTTATTTATCTCAATGGTTCCAATCTTTTTGGTGGTGGATGCATTGTGTGTGATCTGAATGCAGATCCATACAATCCTGTTTACGTTGGAAAATATCAGAACCCGATGAGCAATTATGTGCACGACTGTTATGTGGATAATGATACGATGTACTCCTGTCATATTTACGCAGGATTTTTTGCGGTGGTCGACATGACGAATAAAGCGGCTCCTGTTACACTTGCTACGCAAACTACCACCACGGCATTCACGCACAATGCATGGCCGAGCAACGGAAAAAAATATTTATTCACGACCGATGAAAATTCAAATTCTTATCTCACTGCTTATGATATTTCCAATCTCGGAAATATTCAGGCGGTAGATAAAATACAATCGGAATATCCTGCATCCGGTTCCATTGTGCACAACACGCATATAAAAAATAACTGGGCGATCACTTCGTGGTATCGCGATGGATTTGTGATCACCGACATTACCCGTCCGCATAATCTTGTGAATGTAGGATGGTACGATATGTACACGCCTGCAACAGGGGGAAGCGGAAATGGTTTCAACGGAACCTGGGGCGTTTATCCTTTCTTTCCTTCAGGAACTATTGTCACTTCAAATATTGAAGACGGACTTTATGTTTTTACTCCGAATTATGTGCGCGCATGTTATCTCGAAGGTACGGTGATGGACAGTGTGTGCAATACGCCACTCTCCGGAGTTACAGTTACGATAGGAACGGTGAATGTGGTTGATCAAACTGATGCAACAGGAACTTTCGCAACCGGAACTGCAATCCCGGGAACATACACGGTTACATTCAGCAAACCCGGTTACAATAATTATGTGATCAACAATGTGAATTTTGCAGCGGCGCAACTCGACACGTTCAATATCAAAATGTATTCGCCGAATGCAACTGCACTTTCGGGAACGCTCACCAATTCTCTTACGTCAGGAACTATTGCCGGTGCGCAGGTTTATTTTGTGAGTGCAAACAACACTTACAATTATCAATCGAACGGCGCAGGAAATTATAGTGCATGCAATGTGGTTACCGATCAATACAACATTGGTGTTGGTGATTGGGGATATCTCATGCAATGCTTAACTGATTCTGTAAGCCCGAATAACCCGGTTCACAATTATACAATGACGCCCGGCTATCAGGACGATTTCACTTTCGATCTCGGATGGACTGTAACCAATTCTGCAACCATCACAACAGGAATGTGGGTGAGAGGAGAACCGCTCGGAACTACTTACAATACTCCCGGTGATGCGAACCCGGAATACGATGTGAACACGGATTGTTTTGATAAATGTTATGTGACCGGAAATATCGGCAGTAGTTCTTCCGATGATGATGTGGATAATGGTTCTACTACTTTGAAATCGCCGGCGATGAATCTTTCTACTTACAACGATGCGTGGATATCTTATGATCGCTGGTTCTTCAATGCAGGTGGTTTCGGAAATCCGAATGATTCATTGATCATCCGCCTTTCGAATGGAATAACGACGGTGAATCTTGAAACGGTGACGGCAACTTCTGCCGCGCAATCAATGTGGATCCATAAAATCTGGAGAGTAGGACAATACATCACACCAACAGCGAATATGCAATTGCAGGTTTATACTGCAGATGCTTCTCCGGGCCATATCGTAGAATCGGCTTTCGATAATTTTCTCGTTACTGATTCTGTCACCGGAATTTCTCCGATCATTACTGATAACGGAATTTCTGTTTATCCGAATCCGTTCGACGGAACTACTACGGTTCATTACCTGCTTGCATCTGCTCCTGTTTCCGGCGCATATATAGAAGTGCGGGATGTAGCAGGAAGAATAGTTTCTGCACAGTCCATCAATTCTGCAGAAGGATACGTTACACTCGGAAACGATCTTACGAATGGAGTTTATTTTGTTCGTTTGATGAACGGAACGGAACAATCAGGAACTACGCGCATTGTGAAAATGCATTAAAGAAAAATTCTTTATGATAAAAAGGCGCTGAATTTTACGGCGCCTTTTCTTTTTAGAAGCTATCTCAAAATTACCTGATAGGATTCGCGTCCTTAGCGTCTTTGCGGTGAAAAGGAATGAAACGCAATTTTGAGATGGCTTCTACTTTCAATCAATAAAAAATTCTAAATTCGGTTATGCTTAAAATCGGTCTCACGGGCGGAATAGGTACAGGGAAATCTGTCATCGCAGAAATTTTTCGTGTGCTGGGTATTCCTGTTTTCAAAGCAGACGATGTTGCGCGTGATCTTCAGAATGAAAATGAGGAACTGAAGAATTCCATCAAAAGTATTTTCGGGAATGATATTTATATTAATGGTAAACTGGATCGCGCAAAAGTTTCGGCCATCGTTTTTGACGATAAAGAAAAATTAAAAAAACTGAATGCGGCAGTTCACCCGGCAGTAGCAAAAATTTACGACGAATTCTGCCGAAAAAATTCAGATGCAAAATATATTATCAAAGAGGCCGCCATTCTCATTGAGATCGGTGACAAGAGCGTAGATAAGATGATCCTGGTGACTGCCCCGGAAGAAATCCGTATCCGAAGGGTCATGAAGCGCGATAATATTTCGGAAGGAGATTTTCTCCGTAGAATGAAAAATCAGTGGACCAATGATGAGAAACTGAAATATGCTGATGTGGTTATTCTCAATGATGGTAAAGAACCCATCATGGAAAAAATATTACAGATTCACGAAGATCTGATGAGTTTATCCATTTAAAAAATAAATCAAAAACAACTTTCATGAACAACAGAGTAGTGCATTTCGAAATTCCATGCACCGATCCGGAAAAGAATATGAAATTTTTTTCTAAAGTTTTCGGTTGGAAATTCCGGCAGTTCGGTACGGTGGAATATTGGTCAGTCATTACCGGCGATGAAAAAGCTCCCGGTATCAATGGCGGATTAATGAAACGGAAAGATCCGGCGCAACCTATTGCGAATTCCATCAACGTTGAAAATATTGACGAGCACATAAAAAAAATTGAAAAAGCCGGCGGACAGATTGTAGTTCCTAAAATGGCTATACCAGCAGTTGGGTG
Coding sequences within it:
- a CDS encoding dephospho-CoA kinase, which encodes MLKIGLTGGIGTGKSVIAEIFRVLGIPVFKADDVARDLQNENEELKNSIKSIFGNDIYINGKLDRAKVSAIVFDDKEKLKKLNAAVHPAVAKIYDEFCRKNSDAKYIIKEAAILIEIGDKSVDKMILVTAPEEIRIRRVMKRDNISEGDFLRRMKNQWTNDEKLKYADVVILNDGKEPIMEKILQIHEDLMSLSI
- a CDS encoding choice-of-anchor B family protein, which produces MKNQYRILFAALFSLAATNTFAQSTLNVTYQANYTYPTHTTANICGYTTSSGEEYALVGVSTGMDIVDVTVPNSPVHIVQIPNTDNEWKEIKIYRHYAYVTTEANVGLQIVDLNALPATSAASYNYHFYTGDGAIAGQIQNIHSLHIDTTKGFIYLNGSNLFGGGCIVCDLNADPYNPVYVGKYQNPMSNYVHDCYVDNDTMYSCHIYAGFFAVVDMTNKAAPVTLATQTTTTAFTHNAWPSNGKKYLFTTDENSNSYLTAYDISNLGNIQAVDKIQSEYPASGSIVHNTHIKNNWAITSWYRDGFVITDITRPHNLVNVGWYDMYTPATGGSGNGFNGTWGVYPFFPSGTIVTSNIEDGLYVFTPNYVRACYLEGTVMDSVCNTPLSGVTVTIGTVNVVDQTDATGTFATGTAIPGTYTVTFSKPGYNNYVINNVNFAAAQLDTFNIKMYSPNATALSGTLTNSLTSGTIAGAQVYFVSANNTYNYQSNGAGNYSACNVVTDQYNIGVGDWGYLMQCLTDSVSPNNPVHNYTMTPGYQDDFTFDLGWTVTNSATITTGMWVRGEPLGTTYNTPGDANPEYDVNTDCFDKCYVTGNIGSSSSDDDVDNGSTTLKSPAMNLSTYNDAWISYDRWFFNAGGFGNPNDSLIIRLSNGITTVNLETVTATSAAQSMWIHKIWRVGQYITPTANMQLQVYTADASPGHIVESAFDNFLVTDSVTGISPIITDNGISVYPNPFDGTTTVHYLLASAPVSGAYIEVRDVAGRIVSAQSINSAEGYVTLGNDLTNGVYFVRLMNGTEQSGTTRIVKMH
- a CDS encoding VOC family protein, whose protein sequence is MNNRVVHFEIPCTDPEKNMKFFSKVFGWKFRQFGTVEYWSVITGDEKAPGINGGLMKRKDPAQPIANSINVENIDEHIKKIEKAGGQIVVPKMAIPAVGWLAYFKDPDGNIHGLYQEDPKAM